The window CCTCGGTATAGACTACTAGAGCTGAGGTGTGAAGTGGAACGGGTCCCCGGGTCCCTGTACCGAAATGTACCCCCCATCAATGACTCCATGGGGCTTAAGGGCCTGCGAACGGGTGCGCGATCTCCACCGCCAATTGTGGAGAGTGAGGGAGCCGGAGGGATCGGAGGATCCAGGTTCACAACAGGTTTCGAGGGAAGCAGTGGAAAGTTGATACCGGAGCTTCTGCTAAATGCCGAGTATCCGCTCGCACCTGGATCCGACACCTGCGTTTGTGGATCGCCGCTTAGCTCAGCACCAGGACTTTTCTGCagtgaagaggaagaagaaatgATTGACGGCCTGGGGGAAAAGTAGTGATAAGTCATTTCTGCACTTTGCACCGCTAGCCCATGACTGAGTTCTAGCCTATGGCGCTAACCACATCTTAATGTTTGTGGACGACACAGCGGCGGGAGGGACTCAGTACCAATAATAATGAGGCCATCTGCAGGAAGGAGGTTGGCCAACGGCTACATTGATGAGAGATGATCGTGCTGCCATTCCGTGACTTAccttctcctttttcttctcgTCTTTCTTggcctttttgttttccttgtcaCTGTCGCTGGAACTTGAAGAACTGGAACTTGAGGAACTGGAACTTGAATCCTGAGCATACACGAAGCATGCCAAAGTTTGTaaaagaaagggggaaaaaaaacatgcaatccCACTGAATTATCCTGCCATCTATTTTCTGCACCAATTATCCTGGCGAGACCACCCGTGGAaatggctgccagccaatcagacTAACCGTTCACACTGTGACTGAGTGGGTCAGGCGAGGGAACCACGACACAGAGAGAACcaacctttttcttcttcttgtccttcttcttcttcttcttcttgtccttctttttcttcttgtcctttttcttctttttcttccttttgcCATCATCACTAGAAGAATCACTGGATGAGGAAGAATCCTGCACAGTAAGAAAGTCATAGAGTGTCATTATTGTTTACCAGCCACGTAATGAGGTATATGCATACTAGGGCTGCATCAAAAGCATAAATGAAGACTGAAGTTTTGAGAGGGCTCTCATATTGGATGTCATTAGTGCAAGTGCAGCTGATTTAGTGTGTCTTTTTATGAAAATGGGCAAGACATTATTGGCTTCCATTATACCGCTTTTACCTCTGGATTATTGTACTCATCTGGCTATGAATGACATTTTTTCAAGTCACGCTTTCATGTGTTGgctcaccttcttcttcttcttcttcttcttctttttcatctttttatccttcttcttctttttctaaaGAAACGATTTGTGATTTGAGTTCAGAAAAAATAGCAATGGAATAGTGAAGATTGCGTCATCTCACCTTGTCACTGTCACTAtcagaggaggatgaggaggaggaagagctgTCATCAGAAGAGCTGGCCTTCTAATGACAACACATCAGAAATCAACAGAATGATTACAACCTGtaaatatgtattaaaaaacaatggCTGGTGCATTCCGGGGGACTCCAGTAATACAATTCCGTACATGTTTAtttaccttcttcttctttttcttcttcttctttttctttttgtcatcatcactgtcagaggaggaggaggaggaggaagaagaactGGAATCCTGTTAATAcagttaaaagtaaaaaaatcagtATAATAAACCAACTCAaggtaaatacaattaaatagacATTAGAAGGAAAAcacaccttcttcttcttcttcttcttctttttcttctttttcttctttttctttttcttgtcatcGTCACTGtcagaagaggaggatgaggaggaagaagaactGGAATCCTGTTAATAcagttaaaagtaaaaaaatcagtATAATAAACCAACTCAaggtaaatacaataaaatagacATTAGAAGGAAAAcacaccttcttcttcttctttttcttctttttcttctttttcttctttttcttgtcatCGTCACTGtcagaagaggaggatgaggaggaagaagaactGGAATCctgttaaaacagttaaaagtATAAAATCAGTATAATAAACCAACCCAcaataaagaaggaaaacacacctttttcttcttctttttcttcttctttttctttttcttcttctcatcgTCACtgtcagaggaggaggaggaagaactGGAATCCTGTTAATACAGTTAAAAGTATTAAATCAGTATAATAAACCAACCCACAATAAAGATGGAAAACAcaccttctttttcttcttcttcttcttctttttcttctttttcttgtcatCATCACTTTCTGAAGAAGAGCTAtcagaagacgaagaagaagaggaggaggagctgctGGAATCCTAAACATGAAACACATGATTCATTGATAGCAACAATCACATTCCATTACATGTTAGAATATTTTACTCATTCCGTACAAACGTGCAAATTTTAAATGCAATAATCACACATTTGTATCAAAACAAGAGctgtatgaagaaaaaaaacagcatttacaaagataataataatcattcagGTGCACCTACTACTGTGACCGTTGTCTCCTGTTTTAATAATCGACCCattataatagtaataattacacacacacggGTGCCGAACTGCGAGTATGCAGCGGTTCATTGTataccttcttcttcttctttttctttttcttgtctttttcgTCATCATCACTGTCTGAAGATGAACCAGAATcctattaagaaaaaaaaacaacaacaaattagtACAAGGCTCGATTGATGTGTGATTATTGAGCTCGTTTCATCACCATGCACAAACTATGATCACCTTTTCcacctctttcttcttcttcagcttctttttcttcttcacctccTTCTCATCCCTTCCCTCTCCCTCATCATCGCTCAGGTGCCCCTCCTCTGCTCCCAAGAGTTCGAATTACATCCTTGGCCTATACAAAACCTTGAGCGGCTACTTGATGTGCTGAAATTCACACTTACCACCTGGTAAGTAGGTCAGAGATGGATCTTCTGCTGCTTTATactatttaaaaacacacacacacacacacacaaaacacacacaaaacagcaaGTTTATCTACTGTTTAAGTgggtgacatactgtatataatgttcATGCGAGTGTGTCACCTTGTCAACGTAAATATCTTTTGCTGTGTCTCCAACAGTACTTTTCTCTGCAATATTAACTCCTGCTGAGAACCACAATATTAacgtcaataaaaaaataataaaaaaaatggaagtatCAAAAAAGTGGGGGACACTCACCAGCCGGTGAACGAGAGTCTTGCTCTTCATCCTGTCAATAACAATCATAAGTTTTCTTCTGTATCGGTATATTGATCTTGAGTTTACTTTATACTTGTGGGAAGTTCCTTATTTCGAGTGAAAACAGCTTACTGTATTGAATTTCTGAATTTTCAGCAAAACCAAAAGACTGGTTTTAAgatcttattttaagaatctCATCCAGTCAGTTCATACTTGTTCCACtggcagattttattttatttcttttttcacttgaaacaagacattttgtcatgaaaataaGTTAGaatgtttattactgtggtGTCGGACAGCACtgcatcaatactatacaataATAAGTGATTTTATAAGCAGATATGATGGAATTCAATTTGGAGCTTATCCAAATGAGAATATTACAATATTGACATTACATTtttcatacatactgtaagaaaaaacaaaatcaatgtacctttttcttgtctttctttttcttttgatcctttttcttcttcttctttttcttgtcatCATCGCTGtcagaagaggaggatgaagaggaagaagaggaagaagaagacgaagaagaggaggaggaggaggaggaggagctggagTCCTGCGACAGGAGAAGAAATTTAACAATGAACCccgtatttttattatttcttgcAGGTCAAACTAAGAGAGATCCACTTTTCTGTATTAATTTACAGTAGCATATTCTAAACCAGAAGTctccaaattgcccgtcggtgtgaatgtgagtgcgaatggttgtttgtttgtatgtgccctgcgattggctggcgaccagtccagggtgtaccccgcctctcgcccagtgtcagctgggataggctccagcactccagcacgcccgcgactcgagTGAGGcatatagatggatggatggatatcctaAATCACGCtaccttcttctttttcttcttctttttcttcttcttttttttcttcttctttttcttctcatcttcACTATCAGAGGAAGAACTGTCTGATGAAGAAGATGAGGAATCCTGTTAAGTAAAAGTAGATACAAATTGATgtcaacatgttttattttttctggaCTTCATCATTTATGAATGTTCCCCCCACCTCCAAATAACTACCTCATTTGACATACCTTTTTCTggtctttcttctttttcttcttcttgtctttcttctttttcttcttctttttgtcccTGTCTGAGCTGTCAGATGAAGAGGAACCCTGGGAAGCGAGAGTGAAAAAGCTGTTTCgataaaatacatgttttttttttttattcaacggTATACtacattttttatattgatCTACATTTTGCACACATGTAATGTaccttgttctttttcttctcatccTTCTGTTTCTCTTTCTTGTCATTGCCGTCATCGGATGATTTGAAATCCTGTAACAAGCCGGAAGAAACGGGCCAATCTTATGGGATGGTGGATATTTATGATTCTCTTAAAAGTAGATCCAGAGGACTAGTTATGAAACGTAAACATTTATCGTGATTCCAAACCAAAATTAGcgcttttatttaaaaaaaaaaaacttgatttatCTCTCTCACCTGCTTTAACTCCAAGTCCCCAGGAAGTTCCTTTTGTTCATCTGAATAAATACGGATCAATACGACCAGTTAAGTTAAATAGAAAAGATATCACCGCTGATGATGATCATTTCATGTTCATTCATTTGACTTTGTTGGCAAATGATTCCCACAAATTGCTGCCAGACCATTACAACTGGAACGATTGAACATGTGAACAAACTGGAAGTTTGAAATCAGTTCACCTACCAGTCGGTGCTATGATCAACCTGTCCCACATGTACTCATTCaccattttcttcttctcctcctttttcttcttcgtcttcttcttcttctttttcttgtcatCCTTCAAGATAACAATGCATTATAATGCTGTGTCTATTTCATCCCTGCTGAGCCCCAGAAGACGGTGCGGAAAGCACTGAATATTCCCTTCACGCACACAGTTCAAGTATGCATACATAAAAAGTCAcgtattaccccccccccccccccccccccccaccccttatCTGGTGTTGAAATGTTGATTTCAATAATTGCTCCATTACGGATTAACAACTGGTTTAACTTGTCCTTATTGTCTTTGCTTCACCTGCCATGATAACATCACAGTCGGGTGTTACCTCCTGGATCATAAAGGTtaaattattgacatttttcacatgaaaaaaaacaaaaaaacatgtatatatatatatatatatatatttatatttatatgcatTCCGATTGAACGCATGATAAAGTACGTAAGCATGTGAATGAGCACTTATTGTGTTCATTCTGGggtggtcaaaaaaaaaaaaaaaaaaaaaaagaaaagcagttCATTGTTCCGACTTGTCTGTTTCACACATTCCAAATGGGTGTGTGGCTGCCTTCCCTTCTATCAGATAGCTCCTGCATGCAGATGCAGGACATTAGCGCTTCTGCCTAGTTTCTCATACTTTAATGCTTCACAAATCGAAGCAATCCAAAGTTTGAGGTAATACTACCTTTCTGGCCTGAGGTGAAAAATGTCAtcttcactttttttgggggagcgGGGGGAGAACGTACACTCACTTGCACTCATCTCCAATATACGTCAGTTGGGATTTCTTACGCATAAGCTGAGAGCTGTGCACACAGCAGATGATTGTAAAAGAGTTTCTGCAAAGATGTTGTTGCTGGCTTGGCTGGAGGGGGAACTGTGTGCTTCTGAACAACGTGTGGCGACAACGTCGAGCGGCAGACGTGCTGAAGCAATATTTGAACACGAAAACCATCGTACCTCACTATCGCTGTCTGATGAGCTGCTGGAagaggatgaagaggaagaagaggaactGGAATCCTGTAGAAAGGGAGACATTGTTTTTGAACGCAACCTTGCATGCTGTACACAAAGGAACAGGTTTATTTGTTTGGGCTTTTGACAACGTAAGTGAGATCTTTGTCGTTGCTGCCTAGTGTAAAAAGGGAAGGGCTCTTGAAGCATTtggcaaacacacaaacaggcacACGTCCGCCCATTACAGCTATGCGGACAGCCTATTGTACCCGTCACAAAGTGCAATTGCTCTGTTTTCTACAAACACATTAATCACAAGCCTGGCCAGGAGTGTATTGAGCTCATCCTGGGTAGGGCACACCCTGAAACGCTATAAAACGCTGAAGTTGCTGTCTCGTCGAATAGATTCTCATTTTAAAAGCAATGTCAAGATTACATATCTGTTCTATTTCTTCTTACAAAGACTACTTACATGCAAACATGTAACATCTTCAGCAACTGTTAGCAGCAATATATTTTCAAGCTCACCTCACCTACATCACAACagacctatttatttattttacatttttattttatttgtattgagaTGCAGGTATTAATCATTACAAATAAAGGGCTTGGAAATTGAATGGGTTACTCCTTGTGCCACGCCTCCACAAAAATTTGGTCGAAATCAGTCGAGTAGTTCAGGCGTAATTCTACTAAGAATGCCTTTGAAAATGTAACCTTGGTGGACCTAAGGATGTTCTTAAGAGAcatactttctttttcttcttctttttcttcagtttcttcttcttttccctcTTGCGTTCATCCTCGGTGTCCGAGGACGATGAAGAACTGTCATATGAGTACGGTGCCTGATGACGCAAAGTTACGGACTTTGTCACCAATGTTCCTCAATAGCAAAAACGAGCAGATACTGTATAATTAGCCACAATCAGTCAAACTGCCTCTGCACGGATACTCACTTGGCGATCTGCGCTTGCTGTCGGGTGACTCCTGTCATCGTCGTCATACTTCTGTAATTCTACAGGCTCTGTTTCCTCAGTGAGAGACCCCAAACGACCAGGAGGGATGACTCCCGGCTCCTCTGAACTTGCAGCTCCACCGGGAGCTGTGGTACACACAGCAGGTCATATCACATCAGCACCAAATTCGGTTGAACGATGGAATTAACATTTTTCAACTGTCCACATGTAGAATTGCTGCAAACAGTTCACCCATTCGATTGAACATTCTGACAATTCATTCATTGAGTGCCGTTTTTGAATCGACATGCACAACACAGCCGTTTAAAGCTAAAATCGACAAATCGTTCCCTGGAAAGTGAGAAACCGCCGCATGCAATTTGTAATAAACCTCAAGAATGACCTTATTGCACTATGAAAATAATTTCTACTGCCCCACCCCTCACAACGGAAGGAAGAAACGCCCAATGTCCTGTGTAACTCCGCAATAAAACGGCAATACTACTCCTGAACTAGTCACtgactcattaaaaaaaaaaaaagttgttgtgtgacattttcCCTAATCGTGTAACTACGAGCTAAAATATTTATAGATGAAAAATATCTCAATTGAATCAGCTAACCTTTAGTGAGAGGGAACTCCATTTATGTCCACCCTTCTCCTCTCCCATACACACCCTCAGTCCAGCTTGAACAACTCAGGTGTGTGTCGCTCGCAACATGAATGATAGGTCTGGGtcttgacgtgtgtgtgtgaagttggGCACAGCAAGgagaaatttcaaaataaaacaaaaagtaatcAATTATTGGAACAAAAATATCAAGACGGTCAATACACAGCAGACCAACCTGTGTATGTCCATGACTATACTTATTTATATACATTGAAAATATGAATGGTATGCGTTTTACACATACAATAGCATGTATGtgcctttattttgaaaactgtTAAAACGTTTACCTGTGCCAACAGGTAATGCTTGCTGCATTACCTGTTGGGGCAAGCAGTCCGAAACAGGAAATGATGCTTGTTAAATcgacaaaacaatacaatttgtGATATTAACTTACAACTCTTGAGTTGTGCATTAGTGTTGTCTCaaatgtcagtgtgtcaacttcaaGCACAAACTGACGTTATGAGTCATCGTAGTGGATGTTTCGAGTCTTGCAACAATGGTGGTAGCCCACAATTCACTTCTTCTTTTGGGGCGTCGTCAAAGATGTAACATATTCAAGAAAACCACGCACTGTTGATGACGTATGACTATAAGCGAAGCACGCCAAGAAAAtgacacacggacacacaaaaaaaggcctCTGCAAGTGTGCTAGAATATAGAAAATATACTGTTATAGGAATGTGTAACCGCTAAAGCCCGGCATATTGAGCACCTAATTTATTGACATAGTGTGGATGTGGATAATTATGATATTCTGATTGTGATTTAATAAAGCTGTTGGGGTTTtttcatattacaactttatacaGGAGTGTACTTGCTTGTGCACCCCTTGTATACGGTACAATATCAAGATTGTGTCCTTCCGGCTTCCGTACTCGAGCGGGCAACTCGACGAATGTAGTCAAGTGAAACAACTGAGGTTCCGGAATTGTAAATAGATTTTCAGAATAAAGAAGAATAGATGTTAATTACAAAACAGGGGTTTGATTGAATTCTTTATATACACGTGTACAACATAGTATTGAgatttaattagaaaaaaatagagGAAATGTATCgtactgattaaaaaaaaaaaattgacgaaatgagtattttattttggaagtatAAAAATACTTTCCTTGTTAACGTTGTTTGTCAGCGCTCATTGTAGACATCAGTTTTAAATACAGACTTCCCTTCGTTTGTGTCACAAAGTCGAAAATGTCGCCGGCCGTCTGAAACGGAGAAACCCGACTCAGCATTATTTATTGCAGCCGCAGCTGTGTTGTGGCAACATGTGTTTTTGAGTGTCATTTGTCTTCTC of the Phyllopteryx taeniolatus isolate TA_2022b chromosome 8, UOR_Ptae_1.2, whole genome shotgun sequence genome contains:
- the LOC133481967 gene encoding cylicin-2 isoform X5, producing MEFPLTKAPGGAASSEEPGVIPPGRLGSLTEETEPVELQKYDDDDRSHPTASADRQAPYSYDSSSSSSDTEDERKREKKKKLKKKKKKKKDSSSSSSSSSSSSSSSDSDSEDDKKKKKKKTKKKKEEKKKMVNEYMWDRLIIAPTDEQKELPGDLELKQDFKSSDDGNDKKEKQKDEKKKNKGSSSSDSSDRDKKKKKKKKDKKKKKKKDQKKDSSSSSSDSSSSDSEDEKKKKKKKKKKKKKKKKKKDSSSSSSSSSSSSSSSSSSSSSSSSSDSDDDKKKKKKKKDQKKKKDKKKDEEQDSRSPAAGVNIAEKSTVGDTAKDIYVDKYKAAEDPSLTYLPGEEGHLSDDEGEGRDEKEVKKKKKLKKKKEVEKDSGSSSDSDDDEKDKKKKKKKKKDSSSSSSSSSSSSDSSSSESDDDKKKKKKKKKKKKKKDSSSSSSSSDSDDEKKKKKKKKKKKKKKDSSSSSSSSSSSDSDDDKKKKKKKKKKKKKKKDSSSSSSSSSSSDSDDDKKKKKKKKKKKKKKKKKDSSSSSSSSSSSDSDDDKKKKKKKKKKKKKASSSDDSSSSSSSSSDSDSDKKKKKKDKKMKKKKKKKKKKDSSSSSDSSSDDGKRKKKKKKDKKKKKDKKKKKKKDKKKKKDSSSSSSSSSSSSSSDSDKENKKAKKDEKKKEKKSPGAELSGDPQTQVSDPGASGYSAFSRSSGINFPLLPSKPVVNLDPPIPPAPSLSTIGGGDRAPVRRPLSPMESLMGGTFRYRDPGTRSTSHLSSSSLYRGHRSYQ
- the LOC133481967 gene encoding cylicin-2 isoform X2, giving the protein MEFPLTKAPGGAASSEEPGVIPPGRLGSLTEETEPVELQKYDDDDRSHPTASADRQAPYSYDSSSSSSDTEDERKREKKKKLKKKKKKKKDSSSSSSSSSSSSSSSDSDSEDDKKKKKKKTKKKKEEKKKMVNEYMWDRLIIAPTDEQKELPGDLELKQDFKSSDDGNDKKEKQKDEKKKNKGSSSSDSSDRDKKKKKKKKDKKKKKKKDQKKDSSSSSSDSSSSDSEDEKKKKKKKKKKKKKKKKKKDSSSSSSSSSSSSSSSSSSSSSSSSSDSDDDKKKKKKKKDQKKKKDKKKDEEQDSRSPAAGVNIAEKSTVGDTAKDIYVDKYKAAEDPSLTYLPGEEGHLSDDEGEGRDEKEVKKKKKLKKKKEVEKDSGSSSDSDDDEKDKKKKKKKKKDSSSSSSSSSSSSDSSSSESDDDKKKKKKKKKKKKKKDSSSSSSSSDSDDEKKKKKKKKKKKKKKDSSSSSSSSSSSDSDDDKKKKKKKKKKKKKKKDSSSSSSSSSSSDSDDDKKKKKKKKKKKKKKKKKDSSSSSSSSSSSDSDDDKKKKKKKKKKKKVNKHKASSSDDSSSSSSSSSDSDSDKKKKKKDKKMKKKKKKKKKKDSSSSSDSSSDDGKRKKKKKKDKKKKKDKKKKKKKDKKKKKDSSSSSSSSSSSSSSDSDKENKKAKKDEKKKEKKSPGAELSGDPQTQVSDPGASGYSAFSRSSGINFPLLPSKPVVNLDPPIPPAPSLSTIGGGDRAPVRRPLSPMESLMGGTFRYRDPGTRSTSHLSSSSLYRGHRSYQ
- the LOC133481967 gene encoding uncharacterized protein LOC133481967 isoform X4, which codes for MEFPLTKAPGGAASSEEPGVIPPGRLGSLTEETEPVELQKYDDDDRSHPTASADRQAPYSYDSSSSSSDTEDERKREKKKKLKKKKKKKKDSSSSSSSSSSSSSSSDSDSEDDKKKKKKKTKKKKEEKKKMVNEYMWDRLIIAPTDEQKELPGDLELKQDFKSSDDGNDKKEKQKDEKKKNKGSSSSDSSDRDKKKKKKKKDKKKKKKKDQKKDSSSSSSDSSSSDSEDEKKKKKKKKKKKKKKKKKKDSSSSSSSSSSSSSSSSSSSSSSSSSDSDDDKKKKKKKKDQKKKKDKKKDEEQDSRSPAAGVNIAEKSTVGDTAKDIYVDKYKAAEDPSLTYLPGEEGHLSDDEGEGRDEKEVKKKKKLKKKKEVEKDSGSSSDSDDDEKDKKKKKKKKKDSSSSSSSSSSSSDSSSSESDDDKKKKKKKKKKKKKKDSSSSSSSSDSDDEKKKKKKKKKKKKKKDSSSSSSSSSSSDSDDDKKKKKKKKKKKKKKKDSSSSSSSSSSSDSDDDKKKKKKKKKKKKKKKKKKDSSSSSSSSSSSDSDDDKKKKKKKKKKKKKASSSDDSSSSSSSSSDSDSDKKKKKKDKKMKKKKKKKKKKDSSSSSDSSSDDGKRKKKKKKDKKKKKDKKKKKKKDKKKKKDSSSSSSSSSSSSSSDSDKENKKAKKDEKKKEKKSPGAELSGDPQTQVSDPGASGYSAFSRSSGINFPLLPSKPVVNLDPPIPPAPSLSTIGGGDRAPVRRPLSPMESLMGGTFRYRDPGTRSTSHLSSSSLYRGHRSYQ
- the LOC133481967 gene encoding cylicin-2 isoform X1, which produces MEFPLTKAPGGAASSEEPGVIPPGRLGSLTEETEPVELQKYDDDDRSHPTASADRQAPYSYDSSSSSSDTEDERKREKKKKLKKKKKKKKDSSSSSSSSSSSSSSSDSDSEDDKKKKKKKTKKKKEEKKKMVNEYMWDRLIIAPTDEQKELPGDLELKQDFKSSDDGNDKKEKQKDEKKKNKGSSSSDSSDRDKKKKKKKKDKKKKKKKDQKKDSSSSSSDSSSSDSEDEKKKKKKKKKKKKKKKKKKDSSSSSSSSSSSSSSSSSSSSSSSSSDSDDDKKKKKKKKDQKKKKDKKKDEEQDSRSPAAGVNIAEKSTVGDTAKDIYVDKYKAAEDPSLTYLPGEEGHLSDDEGEGRDEKEVKKKKKLKKKKEVEKDSGSSSDSDDDEKDKKKKKKKKKDSSSSSSSSSSSSDSSSSESDDDKKKKKKKKKKKKKKDSSSSSSSSDSDDEKKKKKKKKKKKKKKDSSSSSSSSSSSDSDDDKKKKKKKKKKKKKKKDSSSSSSSSSSSDSDDDKKKKKKKKKKKKKKKKKKDSSSSSSSSSSSDSDDDKKKKKKKKKKKKVNKHKASSSDDSSSSSSSSSDSDSDKKKKKKDKKMKKKKKKKKKKDSSSSSDSSSDDGKRKKKKKKDKKKKKDKKKKKKKDKKKKKDSSSSSSSSSSSSSSDSDKENKKAKKDEKKKEKKSPGAELSGDPQTQVSDPGASGYSAFSRSSGINFPLLPSKPVVNLDPPIPPAPSLSTIGGGDRAPVRRPLSPMESLMGGTFRYRDPGTRSTSHLSSSSLYRGHRSYQ
- the LOC133481967 gene encoding uncharacterized protein LOC133481967 isoform X3; its protein translation is MEFPLTKAPGGAASSEEPGVIPPGRLGSLTEETEPVELQKYDDDDRSHPTASADRQAPYSYDSSSSSSDTEDERKREKKKKLKKKKKKKKDSSSSSSSSSSSSSSSDSDSEDDKKKKKKKTKKKKEEKKKMVNEYMWDRLIIAPTDEQKELPGDLELKQDFKSSDDGNDKKEKQKDEKKKNKGSSSSDSSDRDKKKKKKKKDKKKKKKKDQKKDSSSSSSDSSSSDSEDEKKKKKKKKKKKKKKKKKKDSSSSSSSSSSSSSSSSSSSSSSSSSDSDDDKKKKKKKKDQKKKKDKKKDEEQDSRSPAGVNIAEKSTVGDTAKDIYVDKYKAAEDPSLTYLPGEEGHLSDDEGEGRDEKEVKKKKKLKKKKEVEKDSGSSSDSDDDEKDKKKKKKKKKDSSSSSSSSSSSSDSSSSESDDDKKKKKKKKKKKKKKDSSSSSSSSDSDDEKKKKKKKKKKKKKKDSSSSSSSSSSSDSDDDKKKKKKKKKKKKKKKDSSSSSSSSSSSDSDDDKKKKKKKKKKKKKKKKKKDSSSSSSSSSSSDSDDDKKKKKKKKKKKKVNKHKASSSDDSSSSSSSSSDSDSDKKKKKKDKKMKKKKKKKKKKDSSSSSDSSSDDGKRKKKKKKDKKKKKDKKKKKKKDKKKKKDSSSSSSSSSSSSSSDSDKENKKAKKDEKKKEKKSPGAELSGDPQTQVSDPGASGYSAFSRSSGINFPLLPSKPVVNLDPPIPPAPSLSTIGGGDRAPVRRPLSPMESLMGGTFRYRDPGTRSTSHLSSSSLYRGHRSYQ